A genomic segment from Coccinella septempunctata chromosome 3, icCocSept1.1, whole genome shotgun sequence encodes:
- the LOC123310011 gene encoding protein takeout-like: MNRFSSFMYFLMVCCISIDSLHLPQYIKTCKVRNADFKKCAIKNGNDIIKTIIKGDRKYNIPPANPLRFPLATVVSDSVNLNSTNISIHGLMDIDITDVDVNLSNNTILFEAHIPMLTIEFRYRISGKISAFTIQGEGPGTVKIYDGFYRTGFGFNVTDRNGKRYMNLGNESFHFDAKNMTFKFGNLFNGDEKLEYQMTNYLNQNWRDVVSALGPSLEKIGIFLGKLIVGTILQKVPVDEIFPDF, translated from the exons atgaatcggTTTTCATCATTCATGTATTTTTTGATGGTGTGCTGCATTTCAATCGACAGTTTGCATTTAC CCCAGTATATAAAAACATGTAAGGTCAGAAACGCCGACTTTAAAAAATGTGCAATTAAAAATGGTAATGACATCATTAAAACTATCATTAAAG GTGATAGAAAGTACAATATTCCACCTGCAAATCCTCTGCGATTTCCATTAGCTACAGTAGTGAGTGACAGTGTAAATCTAAATTCAACCAACATAAGTATTCATGGACTAATGGACATCGATATTACTGATGTAGA TGTCAATTTAAGCAACAATACAATTTTGTTCGAGGCACATATACCTATGTTGACCATTGAGTTCCGTTACAGAATAAGCGGAAAAATATCAGCTTTCACAATACAGGGTGAAGGACCTGGTACTGTGAAGATCT ATGATGGTTTTTATAGAACTGGTTTCGGTTTTAACGTGACCGACAGAAATGGAAAACGTTATATGAATTTGGGCAACGAGAGTTTCCATTTCGATGCCAAAAATATGACTTTCAAATTTGGCAATTTATTCAACGGTGATGAAAAACTTG AGTACCAGATGACGAATTACCTAAATCAGAACTGGAGGGATGTAGTGTCTGCCTTGGGACCGTCACTCGAAAAAATAGGAATATTTCTTGGAAAACTGATTGTTGGCACCATATTGCAAAAGGTTCCAGTGGATGAAATATTTCCGGATTTCTGA
- the LOC123310013 gene encoding tubulin polymerization-promoting protein homolog, with protein MGDLGNQFAAFSKFGDSKSDGKNITLTQIDKWLKQAQVFDKKLTTTDTGIEFGKLKAKVIDFKTFNQFLDSLAKAKSIPVDEIKNKLVNCGAPGTPNTTQAVHVGGVDRLTDTSKYTGTHKERFDESGKGKGIAGREDRADDSGYVSNYKGKDTYDKTHPKN; from the exons ATGGGGGATCTTGGCAATCAATTCGCTGCTTTCTCGAAATTCGGGGATTCAAAATCTGacggaaaaaatatcaccctcaCTCAAATCGATAAATGGCTGAAACAGGCCCAAGTGTTCGACAAAAAATTGACCACGACCGATACGGGTATTGAGTTTGGTAAATTGAAGGCGAAAGTGATAGACTTCAAAACTTTCAATCAGTTCCTTGACAGCTTGGCCAAAGCGAAGAGTATTCCAGTCGATGAAATCAAGAACAAATTAGTGAACTGTGGAGCTCCTGGAACTCCTAATACCACTCAG GCCGTCCATGTTGGTGGTGTGGACAGATTAACGGATACCTCAAAATATACTGGAACACATAAAGAAAGATTCGATGAGAGCGGAAAAGGAAAAGGTATAGCAGGAAGAGAAGACAGAGCTGATGATTCTGGATATGTTTCGAATTACAAAGGAAAGGATACCTATGACAAAACTCATCCCAAAAACTAA
- the LOC123310014 gene encoding tubulin polymerization-promoting protein homolog, with protein MAQGGLDLRHQFKNFSKFMDEESDGTTIGIVQVDRWLHQANIIDMDMVTTTHTGVCFNKFKTRRLTFKMFQDFLIDLANEVGGNYDEFKEKLENCGLPGTAKKGDVVKKD; from the exons atggcACAGGGTGGCTTAGACCTAAgacatcaattcaaaaatttttcaaaattcatggACGAAGAATCAGATGGAACTACCATAGGAATAGTCCAGGTCGATAGATGGTTGCACCAGGCTAATATAATCGACATGGACATGGTAACCACTACCCATACAG GTGTTTGTTTCAACAAGTTCAAAACCAGACGGTTAACGTTCAAAATGTTCCAAGATTTCCTGATAGATTTGGCGAACGAAGTGGGTGGTAACTACGACGAATTCAAGGAAAAACTGGAAAATTGTGGTTTGCCTGGTACTGCTAAGAAGGGCGATGTTGTAAAGAAGGATtga